The Bacteroidales bacterium WCE2008 genome includes a region encoding these proteins:
- a CDS encoding dihydroorotase has translation MRYLLTEADIITGDKAGRGAIAIDGEKIAGVWYDTDDSKAADQARAEFPDAEVMDLEGLSVIPGVIDIHVHFREPGMTHKGDIESESKAALCGGVTSYVDMPNTNPPTVSRDRLEEKLSLADGRSWSNYGFHIGATNSNLEELKQMPPEGRKAAGIKVFMGSSTGNMLVDDKPVLEQIFGMTDWPVLIHSEDEQIIRDNLAKAVAEYGEDIPFRIHPQIRSAVACMKSTQRALEMAMKLGTRLHILHVTTRMEVNMIEVAKRYNPSITAETSANYLTFCDEDYDSLGAMVKCNPAVKSSVDRDALREAFRNGIIDTIGSDHAPHLKEEKERPYTTCPSGMPSIRQSLQAVLKVASEAGIPLTRVVNAMSERPAEIVGIKDRGFIKKGCFADLVVLDPEADYEVKEPGYRCGWSPYTGRTLKGKISYVFLNGKIAVKDGEIIQDSPSGKRLEYR, from the coding sequence ATGAGATATCTTCTTACTGAAGCAGACATAATTACCGGCGACAAGGCCGGCAGGGGCGCCATCGCCATCGACGGAGAGAAGATCGCCGGAGTATGGTATGATACGGACGACTCGAAGGCGGCCGACCAGGCCCGGGCAGAGTTCCCGGACGCCGAAGTCATGGACCTCGAGGGTCTCAGTGTCATTCCGGGCGTCATCGATATCCATGTCCATTTCAGAGAACCCGGGATGACCCATAAAGGAGACATCGAAAGCGAGTCGAAGGCGGCGCTGTGCGGAGGAGTGACTTCGTACGTCGACATGCCGAACACCAATCCCCCGACCGTCAGCCGGGATAGGCTCGAAGAGAAACTGTCTCTCGCGGACGGGAGATCATGGTCCAACTACGGTTTCCATATCGGAGCGACCAATTCGAATCTGGAAGAACTGAAACAGATGCCGCCGGAAGGCCGGAAAGCCGCCGGAATCAAAGTCTTCATGGGATCGTCGACCGGAAATATGCTGGTTGACGATAAACCTGTGCTGGAGCAGATATTCGGAATGACGGACTGGCCGGTGCTGATCCACAGTGAGGACGAGCAGATAATCCGGGACAACCTGGCGAAGGCTGTTGCGGAATACGGAGAGGACATCCCTTTCAGGATACACCCGCAGATACGAAGCGCCGTAGCCTGCATGAAATCGACCCAGAGAGCGCTGGAAATGGCGATGAAACTCGGGACAAGGCTGCATATCCTCCACGTGACGACCAGAATGGAGGTCAACATGATTGAAGTCGCAAAGCGCTACAATCCGTCAATCACGGCGGAGACTTCAGCCAACTACCTGACCTTCTGCGACGAGGACTATGACAGTCTCGGGGCAATGGTCAAATGCAACCCGGCCGTCAAGAGTTCCGTCGACAGGGATGCGTTGCGCGAGGCTTTCCGTAACGGGATCATAGATACGATCGGATCCGACCACGCTCCCCATCTCAAAGAGGAGAAGGAGCGCCCTTATACAACATGTCCGTCCGGCATGCCTTCGATCCGCCAATCCCTCCAGGCTGTGCTGAAGGTTGCCTCCGAGGCCGGGATTCCTCTTACAAGAGTGGTGAACGCAATGTCCGAAAGACCTGCCGAGATAGTCGGAATCAAAGACAGAGGTTTCATAAAGAAAGGCTGCTTCGCGGATCTGGTAGTCCTCGATCCGGAGGCCGACTATGAAGTCAAAGAACCCGGCTACAGATGCGGCTGGTCCCCATATACCGGCCGTACTCTCAAGGGAAAGATCAGTTATGTATTCCTTAACGGAAAGATTGCCGTAAAGGACGGTGAAATCATCCAGGACTCCCCTTCCGGCAAAAGACTCGAATACAGATAA
- a CDS encoding ATP-dependent Clp protease, protease subunit translates to MNEFEKFASRGRGISSMTLSRYQSAVDAYINPTIIEERRLNVASMDVFSRLMMDRVIMLGVPIDDDVANIITAQLLFLASVDSTADISIYLNTPGGQVSSGLAIYDTIQLVEPDVATICTGMAASMGSVLLCAGAKGKRSALPHSKVLIHQPLGGAQGQATEILIAAKEIEKTRTELFGIIAEHCGQPYEKVAADGERDYWMSAQEALDYGMVDEILTKKKK, encoded by the coding sequence ATGAACGAATTCGAGAAATTCGCGAGCAGGGGTCGTGGTATCAGTTCCATGACCCTCTCTCGTTATCAGTCGGCCGTTGATGCCTATATCAATCCGACTATCATTGAGGAGCGCAGACTCAATGTCGCCAGCATGGACGTATTCAGCCGCCTCATGATGGACCGTGTCATCATGCTCGGAGTCCCGATCGATGACGACGTCGCCAACATCATCACGGCGCAGCTGCTTTTCCTTGCTTCTGTTGACAGCACTGCCGATATCTCCATCTACCTGAATACTCCGGGCGGACAGGTATCGTCAGGCCTTGCTATCTACGACACCATACAGCTCGTCGAGCCTGATGTCGCTACTATCTGTACAGGAATGGCCGCCTCGATGGGTTCAGTTCTCCTCTGCGCAGGAGCAAAGGGCAAGAGATCGGCTCTTCCGCACTCTAAGGTTCTTATCCACCAGCCTCTCGGCGGCGCTCAGGGTCAGGCTACCGAAATCCTGATTGCAGCCAAGGAGATCGAGAAGACCCGTACCGAGCTTTTCGGTATTATCGCGGAGCATTGCGGCCAGCCTTACGAGAAGGTTGCCGCCGACGGCGAGCGCGATTACTGGATGTCGGCCCAGGAAGCTCTCGACTATGGCATGGTCGATGAAATCCTCACCAAGAAAAAGAAATAA
- a CDS encoding ATP-dependent Clp protease ATP-binding subunit ClpX has product MANKKGNSRICTFCGRREDEVPFMLQGINGCICSDCIHLAEGYLKDIEKESRIQTAPQRLDTLKKPAEIKAFLDQYVIGQDRAKKQLAVAVYNHYKRINHNLVDKPEDGVELEKSNILMVGPTGTGKTLLAKTIARMLDVPFTIVDATVLTEAGYVGEDVESILTRLLQEADYDVVKAERGIVFIDEIDKIARKSDNPSITRDVSGEGVQQAMLKLLEGNVVNVPPQGGRKHPEQEFIHVNTQNILFICGGAFEGIERRIAQRLNTQVIGFGSSTRQKIDKNNLLQYVSAQDMRAYGLIPEIIGRLPVITYLDQLDRDALLRILTEPKNAILKQYDKLFEMDGMKLTVEPDVKDLIVDTSIKNRLGARGLRSICEKIFDEAMFEAPSSKKKSFTLTADYARKQLKDVF; this is encoded by the coding sequence GTGGCTAATAAGAAAGGTAACAGTAGAATATGCACTTTCTGCGGCAGGAGAGAGGATGAAGTCCCTTTCATGCTGCAGGGAATCAACGGCTGTATATGCAGCGATTGTATCCACCTTGCCGAGGGCTATCTCAAGGATATCGAGAAAGAATCCCGGATCCAGACTGCCCCGCAGCGGCTGGATACACTCAAGAAACCTGCTGAAATCAAGGCTTTCCTCGACCAGTACGTAATCGGTCAGGACAGGGCTAAGAAGCAGCTGGCGGTTGCCGTATACAACCATTACAAACGAATCAACCACAATCTGGTGGACAAGCCGGAGGACGGAGTCGAACTCGAGAAGTCCAATATCCTCATGGTAGGTCCGACCGGAACTGGAAAGACGCTGCTTGCCAAGACTATAGCCCGTATGCTTGATGTCCCTTTCACTATAGTTGACGCTACCGTGCTCACAGAGGCCGGCTACGTCGGAGAGGACGTCGAAAGCATACTTACCAGACTTCTCCAGGAGGCTGACTATGATGTCGTCAAGGCCGAGAGGGGAATTGTCTTCATAGATGAAATCGACAAGATCGCCCGCAAGAGCGACAATCCGTCGATAACCAGAGACGTTTCCGGAGAGGGCGTACAGCAGGCCATGCTGAAGCTTCTTGAAGGCAACGTAGTAAACGTCCCTCCTCAGGGCGGACGCAAGCATCCTGAGCAGGAATTCATCCATGTCAATACGCAGAACATACTGTTTATCTGCGGCGGTGCCTTCGAGGGCATCGAAAGGAGGATCGCCCAGAGACTGAATACCCAGGTGATTGGTTTCGGCTCTTCTACAAGACAGAAGATCGACAAGAACAATCTTCTCCAGTATGTCTCCGCACAGGATATGAGAGCCTATGGACTCATACCTGAGATCATCGGCCGACTTCCTGTCATCACTTATCTCGACCAGCTCGACAGAGATGCCCTCCTGCGGATCCTTACAGAGCCAAAGAACGCTATACTGAAGCAGTATGACAAACTCTTCGAGATGGACGGTATGAAACTTACGGTCGAGCCGGATGTCAAGGATCTGATCGTGGATACTTCGATAAAGAACAGGCTTGGAGCCAGGGGACTCCGGTCCATCTGCGAAAAAATCTTCGACGAGGCTATGTTCGAGGCTCCGTCATCAAAGAAAAAGAGCTTTACTTTGACGGCTGATTACGCAAGGAAGCAACTGAAGGATGTTTTTTAA
- a CDS encoding orotidine-5'-phosphate decarboxylase, producing the protein MNTDQLYAQIKAKGSMLCVGLDTDYSKLPEKIRLECQRGDLALQGRFYSGKARAIISFNKAIIDATAPYCVAYKPNLAFYEAFGSEGLSALEGTVSYIREKYPEQFIIADAKRGDIGNTAKMYAKTFFETMDFDAVTLSPYMGLETVEPFLQYPGKFAIVVALSSNKTAADFQYSQQDGKPLYQTVMEKCMEVSTPDNMMFVVGATKADKLREIRSFCPDNFLLVPGVGAQGGSAEEVIANGSNSKGGLLINSSRAVLYASDGPDYAEAAAKVAAATARLA; encoded by the coding sequence ATGAATACAGATCAGTTATACGCCCAGATTAAGGCCAAAGGTTCGATGCTTTGCGTCGGTCTCGATACGGATTACAGCAAGCTCCCTGAGAAGATAAGACTAGAATGTCAGCGAGGAGACCTTGCGCTCCAGGGCCGTTTCTATTCCGGCAAGGCGAGAGCGATAATCTCGTTCAACAAGGCAATCATCGATGCGACAGCGCCTTACTGCGTCGCCTACAAGCCCAATCTGGCTTTCTATGAGGCTTTCGGCTCGGAAGGCCTTTCCGCCCTTGAAGGGACTGTGTCGTATATCCGGGAGAAATATCCTGAGCAGTTCATAATCGCTGACGCGAAAAGGGGAGACATCGGCAATACGGCCAAGATGTATGCAAAGACTTTCTTCGAGACTATGGATTTCGATGCCGTCACCCTCTCACCATACATGGGACTCGAGACTGTCGAGCCTTTCCTCCAGTATCCGGGCAAATTCGCCATTGTAGTCGCTCTGTCGTCCAACAAGACAGCTGCCGACTTCCAGTATTCCCAGCAGGACGGAAAACCGCTTTACCAGACAGTGATGGAGAAATGCATGGAGGTATCCACTCCTGACAACATGATGTTCGTCGTAGGGGCAACCAAGGCCGACAAGCTACGCGAGATACGCTCCTTCTGCCCGGACAACTTCCTTCTTGTACCGGGAGTAGGCGCCCAGGGCGGTTCGGCGGAAGAGGTGATCGCAAACGGTTCTAACTCCAAGGGCGGTCTTCTGATCAATTCATCCCGCGCCGTACTTTACGCTTCCGACGGTCCTGACTATGCCGAGGCCGCGGCAAAAGTGGCTGCAGCGACTGCGAGACTCGCCTGA
- a CDS encoding transporter, CPA2 family: MNLVRDLAVILISAGVFTIISKALKQPLVLGYILAGFLIGPHVKFFFNISSAEAVQQWSEIGVIFMMFGLGLEFSFKKLLKVGSGALVTAGAKFIGVFILGFVTGEAMSWTIMESIFLGGLLSMSSTAVVLKSYEDMGLKDRPYAPLVFGTLVVEDLIAILLMVLLSTMAVSNRFAGGEMLFNLGKLVFFLILWFIVGLYLIPMILKKARSYINDEILLIVSIGLCFGMVTFATSIGFSSALGAFVMGSILAETIESEHIQSLVHPIKDLFAAIFFVSVGMMVAPDVILANWGKILIITILVYVTHILFSAVGIIMTGNGLKNGVYTGFSLAQLGEFGFIIAGVGTTLGVMRGFIYPVIIAVSVLTTFTTPYMIRLAGPAHKLLQVKLPPQWIDRISQLEINSRRSEEEVSEWKKLLKAFFMRVVLYGVILLAIIIGARTYLDPLVNNLFESWKPIWRSLIYVGTTILVMSPFLYGLAVSTGSINTHGSKLLQQKESNRWPLLALILVRIFIAIGIVLAVISSRFNLAGWTIVMIVIGGIFLFLFARHGMHKYPMLEKQFLANLKERESEQRRRAPITSSIMDKMAGYDVHIEAMDISPDSVFVGRKIKEIPFRKESGANIIKIQRGSSNIIIPSGEDIIYPYDHILAVGSTDQIHKLRDMVKVATPETRTDATDSKFEVVPVVLEADSYLTGKMLSKTNMKKFGCMIISVLRGDQFVTNPRHDMVFEAGDTVWIAGDLDYWRRNRNESEN; encoded by the coding sequence ATGAATCTGGTACGCGACTTGGCGGTGATTCTGATTTCCGCCGGGGTCTTCACTATTATCTCGAAGGCTCTCAAACAGCCGCTTGTACTCGGATACATTCTCGCCGGTTTCCTGATAGGACCTCACGTAAAGTTCTTCTTCAATATCTCCAGCGCCGAAGCCGTCCAGCAGTGGTCGGAAATCGGCGTCATCTTCATGATGTTCGGTCTCGGACTGGAGTTCAGTTTCAAGAAACTTCTCAAAGTCGGCAGCGGCGCCCTGGTGACAGCCGGCGCCAAATTCATCGGCGTCTTCATACTCGGTTTCGTTACCGGCGAGGCGATGTCATGGACAATAATGGAAAGCATCTTCCTCGGAGGACTGCTTTCGATGTCATCCACTGCCGTCGTGCTGAAATCGTACGAAGACATGGGCCTTAAGGACAGGCCGTATGCGCCTCTCGTTTTCGGTACACTCGTCGTGGAGGACCTGATAGCCATTCTGTTGATGGTCCTACTCTCTACGATGGCCGTCTCGAACCGGTTTGCAGGAGGGGAGATGCTGTTCAACCTCGGGAAACTCGTTTTCTTCCTGATACTGTGGTTCATCGTCGGCCTGTATCTGATCCCTATGATTCTCAAGAAGGCGCGCAGTTACATCAATGATGAAATCCTGCTGATCGTAAGTATCGGACTCTGCTTCGGCATGGTCACCTTCGCCACAAGCATCGGATTCTCATCGGCCCTCGGCGCCTTCGTGATGGGTTCGATTCTGGCCGAGACAATCGAAAGCGAACATATCCAGTCCCTGGTCCATCCTATCAAGGATCTCTTCGCCGCTATCTTTTTCGTATCTGTCGGAATGATGGTCGCTCCGGACGTGATCCTTGCAAACTGGGGCAAGATATTGATAATCACCATTCTGGTCTATGTAACCCATATCCTCTTCAGCGCCGTCGGTATCATAATGACCGGCAACGGACTCAAGAATGGCGTCTATACCGGATTCAGCCTTGCCCAGCTCGGCGAATTCGGCTTCATCATCGCCGGCGTCGGTACGACTCTCGGAGTCATGAGAGGATTCATCTATCCTGTCATAATTGCGGTTTCCGTGCTGACGACCTTTACTACTCCTTACATGATAAGGCTGGCAGGACCTGCGCATAAGCTGCTTCAAGTCAAGCTGCCTCCTCAGTGGATCGACAGGATAAGTCAGCTGGAAATCAACAGCAGACGTTCCGAAGAAGAGGTCAGCGAATGGAAGAAGTTGCTGAAGGCTTTCTTCATGCGTGTCGTACTCTATGGAGTGATTCTCCTGGCGATCATAATAGGAGCGAGGACTTATCTCGATCCGCTTGTCAACAATCTCTTCGAATCCTGGAAACCTATCTGGCGAAGTCTGATATATGTCGGGACGACTATCCTGGTGATGTCTCCTTTCCTGTACGGACTTGCGGTAAGCACGGGTTCCATCAATACGCACGGCTCTAAGCTTCTTCAGCAGAAAGAAAGCAACAGGTGGCCGCTTCTGGCTCTAATCCTTGTACGTATCTTCATCGCTATCGGAATCGTCCTGGCCGTAATCTCCAGCCGCTTCAACCTTGCCGGATGGACAATAGTGATGATAGTGATAGGAGGCATTTTCCTGTTCCTCTTTGCAAGGCATGGCATGCACAAGTATCCTATGCTCGAGAAGCAGTTCCTTGCCAACCTCAAAGAGAGGGAAAGCGAGCAGCGCAGACGAGCCCCGATCACCTCTTCCATCATGGACAAGATGGCCGGATATGACGTCCATATCGAGGCCATGGACATATCGCCGGACTCCGTATTCGTCGGCCGGAAGATAAAGGAGATTCCGTTCAGAAAGGAAAGCGGGGCCAACATAATCAAGATCCAGCGGGGCTCCAGCAATATAATCATACCTTCGGGCGAAGACATCATCTATCCTTATGACCATATACTCGCGGTAGGCTCGACCGACCAGATCCACAAGCTCCGCGACATGGTCAAGGTGGCGACCCCGGAGACCAGGACAGATGCGACCGACTCCAAGTTCGAAGTCGTGCCTGTCGTGCTCGAGGCGGATTCCTATCTTACCGGGAAGATGCTGAGCAAGACCAACATGAAGAAATTCGGCTGCATGATAATCAGCGTCCTCCGCGGAGACCAGTTCGTGACCAATCCAAGGCACGATATGGTGTTCGAGGCAGGGGATACCGTCTGGATAGCGGGCGACCTGGATTACTGGCGCCGGAACAGGAATGAATCAGAAAATTAA
- a CDS encoding dolichol-phosphate mannosyltransferase: MDKKVVIIPTYNEKENVEKIIRKVFSLDGDYEILIIDDGSPDGTASIVKTLAKEFGSRLHLIERKGKLGLGTAYLTGFRWALENGYDYVFEMDADFSHNPDDLGRLYAACKDGADLAIGSRYCDGVSVVNWPIGRIIMSYFASVYVRRVLRMKVYDSTAGFKCYSRKVLESIDLDAVRMKGYGFQIEMKYTAYKLGFKIAEVPIIFVNRKEGTSKMSSGIFGEAFWGVIKLRFRKFSAK, translated from the coding sequence ATGGACAAGAAGGTTGTAATAATCCCTACGTACAACGAAAAAGAGAACGTCGAAAAGATCATACGTAAAGTATTCTCCCTCGACGGAGACTATGAAATCCTGATAATCGACGACGGATCCCCTGACGGCACGGCCTCGATCGTAAAGACTCTGGCGAAGGAATTCGGCTCCAGGCTGCACCTCATCGAAAGGAAAGGCAAGCTTGGTCTCGGAACTGCCTATCTCACCGGATTCAGGTGGGCGCTGGAGAACGGATATGACTATGTCTTCGAGATGGATGCGGACTTCTCTCATAATCCTGACGACCTCGGAAGACTTTACGCTGCCTGCAAAGACGGAGCCGACCTAGCTATCGGTTCCCGCTACTGCGACGGGGTCAGCGTAGTCAACTGGCCTATTGGACGTATAATAATGTCATATTTCGCCTCCGTATACGTACGCCGTGTACTCAGGATGAAGGTTTATGACAGTACTGCGGGATTCAAGTGCTACAGCCGCAAAGTCCTTGAATCTATCGACCTGGATGCCGTAAGAATGAAAGGTTACGGCTTCCAGATCGAGATGAAATATACCGCATACAAGCTTGGATTCAAGATCGCGGAAGTCCCTATCATCTTCGTCAACCGTAAGGAAGGCACTTCGAAGATGAGCAGCGGAATCTTCGGCGAAGCATTCTGGGGCGTCATCAAACTACGTTTCCGTAAATTCTCCGCGAAATAA
- a CDS encoding NlpC/P60 family protein, translating into MKRFLVILAIMLMASSCGLLRKSARSQIASEPRILEGVTTLQQKELLEYAYSFIGTPYKYGGDGPEYFDCSGFTCYVYEKIGFTLMRRAADQYTQGKPVIKTSDLVPGDLVFFARKGKVFHVGIVVEVDDKGFRFIHAGTSTGVTVSSSENSYWKPVYYGAKRIIMISNDSNN; encoded by the coding sequence ATGAAAAGATTCCTTGTCATACTGGCGATAATGCTGATGGCATCTTCCTGCGGACTTCTCCGGAAATCGGCAAGAAGCCAGATTGCATCCGAGCCCCGCATTCTTGAAGGAGTCACCACTCTCCAGCAGAAGGAACTGCTCGAATATGCCTACTCCTTCATCGGGACTCCATATAAATACGGCGGCGACGGACCTGAATACTTCGACTGCTCTGGTTTCACCTGCTACGTATATGAGAAGATAGGTTTCACGCTGATGAGGCGTGCCGCTGACCAGTACACGCAGGGCAAGCCGGTAATAAAGACCTCTGACCTGGTGCCGGGAGATCTGGTATTCTTTGCCAGGAAAGGCAAGGTGTTCCATGTCGGAATCGTAGTGGAAGTGGACGACAAGGGCTTCAGATTCATCCATGCCGGGACTTCCACCGGGGTTACCGTATCCTCTTCGGAGAACAGTTACTGGAAGCCCGTCTACTATGGCGCGAAAAGAATTATAATGATAAGCAATGATAGCAACAACTAA
- a CDS encoding C-terminal processing protease CtpA/Prc, contains a PDZ domain produces MKRNLLTVTLAMCLAMSLSAQETPMWIRRNAISPDGSSIAFSYKGDIYTVPAKGGKATQLTTNSAYDSAPMWTEDSKSIIFVSVREGSPDIYITSAEGGSPKRITDYPGTEKPLAVLPDGNIMISAYIQPDAKYGGFPGTNQTYIISQNGGRPKLFSSLQTDNVSVNADGTIIYEDYKGYEDPFRKHHTSSVTRDIWSYKDGKFKKLSTYAGEDRNPVFAADGDTFYYLSEENGKNINVFRSSLSAPEQKTQLTFEEKNPVRYLSVAKDGTIAFSLNGELYTMKEGSAPEKVAITVYTDETESALRKMNVSGPASSMAVSPDGKEIAIILRGDVFVTSTEYNTTRRITNTPSRERNLSFSKDGRTLYYSAERNGHWGVWESHLTDKKEKNFTYATKIEEKLFSDPAQTCFQPKVSPDGKMVAFLRNRTELVVKPTDGGDTKSLIKGVNYSYSDGDLDFEWSPDSRYILSTYQADGGWNNSDIALVEVKSGEITNLTRSGYTDYGFKWTLKGHAMTWMSDKNGYRSHGSWGSDDDIYIMFFDGKTMTEFAKDKEDKEIDKLLSGKKEEKKDEKKDSTEKKKVEKLKLDLDNRDNRIARLTKSSGSFSDYYLSEDGSKLYYITPLESGSGLCVLDKEDRSVRVIVRGVSGRIIPSPDNQDLYIYSGSQITKVNVNSGSQKPVFFSGEFEYKPKAEREYIFDHVWKQVKEKFYVEDLHGADWNYYRENYIKFLPYINNDYDFTELLSEMLGELNGSHTGARYRVSSGERLARLGAIYDLDYEGDGLKIKEILPDGPINLADAEIKEGDIILAIDGNEIKAGETWFRYLAGKTGKKVALNVKKGHKKVEIFVEPIYSESDLLYKRWVRQREEMVEKLSGGRIGYVHIEGMDSPSFRELYSKALGKYRGCDALIVDTRHNGGGWLHDDLVTFLGGKEYNKFIPRGQYIGREPFSKWTKPSCVLIGEDNYSDASGFPYAYRALGIGKLIGAPVPGTMTAVWWENQINPDIVFGIPQVGTWGVKDGRFIENLQIEPDILVYNDPASELEGRDLQLEAAVKEMLNEIK; encoded by the coding sequence ATGAAAAGAAACTTATTAACCGTAACCTTAGCCATGTGCCTGGCTATGAGCCTCTCGGCACAGGAAACACCAATGTGGATAAGACGAAATGCAATCTCCCCTGACGGATCGTCCATCGCCTTCAGCTATAAAGGCGACATCTATACAGTACCTGCAAAAGGCGGAAAAGCGACTCAGCTTACCACAAACAGCGCGTATGACTCGGCTCCGATGTGGACAGAAGACAGCAAAAGCATAATCTTCGTTTCAGTCCGCGAAGGCTCGCCGGACATTTACATCACTTCGGCCGAAGGCGGATCCCCTAAACGCATCACCGACTATCCGGGAACAGAAAAGCCTCTTGCAGTCCTGCCGGACGGAAATATTATGATTTCCGCCTATATCCAGCCGGATGCGAAATACGGCGGCTTCCCAGGCACGAACCAGACATACATCATCTCCCAGAACGGAGGAAGGCCGAAACTTTTCTCATCCCTCCAGACCGACAACGTCAGCGTCAATGCCGACGGTACGATAATCTACGAAGACTATAAAGGATACGAAGACCCGTTCCGCAAGCACCATACTTCCTCTGTCACCAGGGACATATGGTCATATAAAGACGGAAAGTTCAAGAAACTCTCCACCTACGCCGGCGAAGACCGAAACCCTGTATTCGCTGCCGACGGCGATACATTCTATTACCTCAGCGAAGAGAACGGCAAGAACATCAACGTCTTCCGCAGCAGCCTGTCCGCCCCGGAGCAGAAGACCCAGCTTACCTTCGAAGAAAAGAACCCGGTACGATACCTCTCGGTAGCGAAAGACGGCACCATCGCTTTCTCCCTGAACGGAGAGCTTTATACGATGAAGGAAGGCTCGGCGCCGGAGAAAGTCGCAATCACCGTTTATACGGACGAAACCGAATCCGCCCTGAGGAAAATGAATGTCAGCGGCCCGGCATCTTCGATGGCTGTCTCCCCTGACGGAAAAGAAATCGCAATCATCCTCAGAGGCGACGTCTTCGTGACATCTACCGAATACAATACAACCCGCAGAATAACCAACACCCCGTCAAGAGAACGCAACCTGAGCTTCTCCAAAGACGGCCGTACCCTCTACTATTCCGCAGAGAGAAACGGTCACTGGGGCGTCTGGGAATCCCACCTTACAGACAAGAAGGAAAAGAACTTCACCTATGCGACAAAGATAGAGGAGAAGCTTTTCTCCGATCCGGCCCAGACATGCTTCCAGCCGAAGGTCTCTCCTGACGGCAAGATGGTTGCCTTCCTGAGGAACAGGACCGAACTTGTCGTAAAACCGACAGACGGCGGCGACACCAAATCACTTATCAAAGGAGTCAACTACTCATACTCCGACGGAGACCTCGATTTCGAGTGGAGCCCGGACAGCCGATATATTCTCAGCACCTATCAGGCAGACGGCGGCTGGAATAACTCCGACATCGCCCTGGTTGAAGTAAAATCAGGAGAAATCACCAACCTCACCCGCAGCGGATACACCGACTATGGCTTCAAGTGGACACTCAAAGGCCATGCGATGACATGGATGTCAGATAAGAACGGATATCGCAGCCACGGAAGCTGGGGCTCTGACGATGATATCTATATCATGTTCTTTGACGGAAAGACGATGACCGAGTTCGCCAAGGACAAGGAGGACAAGGAAATCGACAAACTTCTGTCAGGGAAGAAAGAAGAAAAGAAAGACGAGAAGAAGGACAGTACGGAAAAGAAGAAGGTCGAGAAACTCAAACTCGACCTGGACAACCGCGATAACCGTATCGCCCGGCTTACCAAGAGTTCGGGCTCATTTTCCGACTATTACCTCTCGGAAGACGGATCCAAACTCTACTATATCACTCCTCTGGAAAGCGGCTCAGGACTCTGCGTGCTGGATAAGGAAGACCGCAGCGTAAGAGTGATCGTCAGAGGCGTCTCAGGAAGGATAATCCCTTCTCCGGACAATCAGGATCTATATATATATTCCGGGAGCCAGATCACAAAAGTCAATGTCAACAGCGGAAGCCAGAAGCCTGTCTTCTTCTCCGGAGAATTCGAATACAAGCCAAAGGCAGAGCGCGAATATATCTTCGACCATGTCTGGAAGCAGGTAAAAGAGAAATTCTATGTAGAAGACCTCCACGGAGCCGACTGGAACTACTACAGAGAGAACTACATCAAATTCCTGCCGTATATCAACAATGACTACGACTTCACAGAATTGCTTTCCGAGATGCTCGGAGAACTCAACGGTTCCCACACCGGAGCACGCTACCGCGTTTCAAGCGGCGAACGCCTCGCCAGACTCGGAGCCATCTATGACCTCGACTACGAAGGCGACGGCCTCAAGATAAAGGAAATACTCCCTGACGGCCCTATCAATCTCGCCGATGCTGAGATCAAGGAAGGTGACATAATCCTGGCGATTGACGGCAACGAGATCAAGGCTGGGGAAACATGGTTCCGCTATCTCGCTGGCAAGACCGGAAAGAAGGTCGCCCTGAACGTCAAGAAAGGCCATAAGAAAGTCGAGATATTCGTAGAACCGATCTACTCCGAAAGCGACCTGCTCTACAAACGCTGGGTACGCCAGAGGGAAGAAATGGTCGAGAAACTCTCCGGAGGCAGGATCGGATATGTCCATATTGAGGGCATGGATTCTCCTAGCTTCAGGGAGCTCTACTCAAAGGCGCTCGGCAAATACCGCGGCTGCGATGCCCTTATCGTAGATACCCGCCACAACGGAGGCGGCTGGCTGCATGACGATCTGGTAACCTTCCTCGGAGGCAAAGAATACAACAAATTCATCCCGCGCGGCCAGTACATAGGACGCGAGCCGTTCAGCAAATGGACAAAGCCGTCCTGCGTGCTTATCGGCGAAGACAACTACTCGGACGCATCAGGTTTCCCATATGCCTACAGGGCCCTCGGAATCGGAAAACTTATCGGAGCTCCGGTTCCCGGCACAATGACTGCAGTATGGTGGGAAAACCAGATCAATCCGGACATTGTATTCGGAATACCACAGGTAGGAACATGGGGCGTAAAGGACGGAAGATTCATAGAGAATCTCCAGATCGAGCCTGACATCCTCGTATACAACGACCCTGCTTCCGAACTCGAAGGCCGTGACCTTCAGCTTGAGGCCGCAGTAAAGGAAATGCTTAACGAAATAAAATAA